Proteins from a genomic interval of Actinoalloteichus hymeniacidonis:
- a CDS encoding TetR/AcrR family transcriptional regulator → MPAAGLDRDAVVGAALDIAAEGGFAAMSMRVLAERLSVTPMAIYRYVANREALNRFVADEAGKLIQPRLDPDAVWHRNAREWARAQRSGLRRFPGLAAWLTANGPAGEQAYRLLDDLAGSMLKAGFDDETAARTCSMIMSWVFSRVSVEDAADARASQAIPSRARAFVSGLAAIDGDRYPAASRIGDRFFTLSMDTVFESGLDALLTGCAAGANGSLELPGNRSSTADER, encoded by the coding sequence ATGCCTGCTGCCGGCCTGGACCGAGATGCCGTTGTCGGGGCCGCGCTCGACATCGCGGCCGAGGGTGGTTTCGCGGCGATGTCGATGCGTGTGCTGGCGGAACGACTCTCGGTGACGCCCATGGCGATCTACCGCTATGTCGCCAACCGGGAGGCACTCAACCGGTTCGTCGCCGACGAGGCGGGCAAGCTCATCCAGCCACGTCTGGACCCCGACGCCGTCTGGCATCGCAACGCCCGCGAATGGGCGCGCGCACAGCGCAGCGGACTTCGCCGCTTCCCCGGCCTGGCCGCCTGGTTGACGGCGAACGGACCGGCAGGCGAACAGGCCTACCGACTGCTCGACGATCTGGCGGGAAGCATGCTGAAAGCGGGTTTCGACGACGAGACCGCAGCCCGTACCTGTTCGATGATCATGAGCTGGGTGTTCTCCCGCGTCAGCGTCGAAGACGCAGCGGACGCACGCGCGTCGCAAGCCATACCGAGCAGAGCGCGAGCATTCGTGTCCGGACTGGCCGCCATCGACGGCGATCGGTACCCGGCGGCATCGCGAATCGGGGACCGCTTCTTCACCCTCAGCATGGACACCGTCTTCGAGAGCGGACTGGATGCCCTGCTCACCGGCTGTGCCGCCGGCGCGAACGGGTCGCTCGAGTTACCGGGGAACAGATCGTCGACGGCCGATGAGCGATGA
- a CDS encoding ferric reductase-like transmembrane domain-containing protein, with product MPISPDSGRQPSENPTEKGPPTEANRRRADRTPTGFTADLRGSLLDLGIALLITASVFVFLYLRVRAGRSDTVSVISYMADADRYWVYFLSQAFGWSALLWAYLAVVLGLLVSGPKPGWLRWRTPRIERLHRTTSLSVLSLMAAHALLYAVQVVRDRAAEAWGDRVFGAFVRAFVPGGHDGSTGWIAMPIGQAAFYLAIPLGLAYYFRRRIGSRAWRILHRFIIVVYALSVWHTLLYSTNVWYEGWPRTVLWLLQVPIVLLLLWRLIQPARRGERLDMTAEQTGLLPHWLRLAGRISVAVIAVLLIVVAVTGRDGGRLRPEHGGEVHDHADPHEHESAG from the coding sequence ATGCCGATCAGTCCGGATTCTGGGAGACAGCCGAGCGAGAACCCCACCGAGAAGGGCCCGCCTACCGAAGCGAACCGGAGGCGTGCCGACCGCACGCCCACCGGGTTCACCGCCGATTTACGGGGTTCGCTCCTCGATCTCGGCATTGCCCTGCTCATCACCGCATCCGTTTTCGTCTTCCTCTACCTGCGGGTACGCGCTGGCCGCTCGGACACGGTGTCGGTGATCTCCTACATGGCCGACGCCGACCGGTACTGGGTCTATTTCCTCAGCCAGGCCTTCGGCTGGTCCGCGCTGCTCTGGGCCTATTTGGCGGTCGTCCTCGGACTTCTCGTCTCGGGCCCCAAACCCGGCTGGCTGCGGTGGCGGACACCCAGGATCGAACGTCTGCATCGCACCACCAGTCTCAGCGTGCTCAGTCTGATGGCGGCCCACGCGCTGCTGTACGCCGTTCAGGTGGTTCGCGACCGAGCGGCTGAAGCATGGGGAGACCGCGTGTTCGGTGCTTTCGTCCGTGCCTTCGTGCCGGGCGGACACGACGGCAGCACCGGATGGATCGCGATGCCGATCGGACAGGCGGCGTTCTACCTCGCGATCCCGCTGGGCCTGGCCTATTACTTTCGAAGGCGAATCGGTTCCAGGGCCTGGCGGATCCTGCACCGATTCATCATCGTCGTCTACGCACTCAGCGTGTGGCACACGCTGCTCTACAGCACCAATGTCTGGTACGAGGGCTGGCCGCGCACGGTGTTGTGGTTGCTCCAGGTTCCGATCGTGCTTCTCCTGCTGTGGCGGTTGATCCAGCCTGCCCGGCGAGGCGAGCGGCTCGACATGACGGCGGAGCAGACGGGACTGCTGCCGCACTGGCTGCGGCTGGCGGGACGAATCTCGGTGGCTGTCATCGCCGTGTTGCTGATCGTGGTCGCCGTGACCGGCAGAGACGGTGGTCGACTCCGACCGGAGCACGGGGGAGAGGTGCATGACCACGCCGATCCGCATGAACACGAGAGCGCGGGATGA
- a CDS encoding (2,3-dihydroxybenzoyl)adenylate synthase: MAKISSTVLRPTEADRPQWPERFARHYRSLGHWRDEVLGELPREGATRHPAAVALVDGDRRWTYRELESEVDILARSLSRLGLRQGDRVVLQLPNIAEFVLGWFALQRLGAVPVHAMPGHRRHEISHLIRLTEAVAYVIPARHARFDHRELAAEMKAEHPSLGQVIVVGDVGARPDFVPFDALHDDTAPAIAELARPAPEDLALLLLSGGTTGTPKLIPRTHQDYAYNARAAANISELTSDSVYLAVLPIAFNFTMSCPGILGTLQAGGTVVLAPNPSPDTVFTLIERERVTITAVTPPLVPYWLKEYTESTPDLSSLRVLQVGAARLPDDIARGIGPTLGCRLQQVFGMAEGLLNLTALDDPEDIVCSTQGRPISPEDEVLVVDDQGNPLPDGETGELLTRGPYTLRGYYRSPEHAVTHFTENGFYRTGDLVKRLPSGHLTVVGRVKDQINRGGEKIDATEVEECLLGYPGIVSAAVVAEDDDELGERSVAFVVCARDAPTARELAAFLRQHGLAAYKAPDRVVAIEQLPLTPLGKVDKRALRSRG; this comes from the coding sequence ATGGCGAAGATCTCATCCACGGTGCTGCGACCAACGGAGGCGGACCGTCCACAGTGGCCCGAGCGGTTCGCACGGCATTACCGGTCGCTCGGTCACTGGCGCGACGAGGTCCTCGGCGAACTTCCGAGGGAGGGGGCGACCCGGCATCCGGCGGCGGTGGCGCTGGTCGACGGTGATCGTCGATGGACCTACCGCGAACTGGAGTCCGAGGTGGACATCCTCGCTCGATCGCTGAGCCGACTCGGATTGCGCCAAGGCGACCGGGTCGTCCTGCAGCTGCCCAATATCGCGGAGTTCGTCCTCGGCTGGTTCGCGTTGCAGCGACTCGGGGCCGTCCCCGTCCACGCCATGCCCGGTCATCGCAGACACGAGATCTCTCACCTGATTCGGCTCACCGAAGCAGTCGCCTACGTGATCCCCGCCCGCCACGCACGATTCGACCACCGCGAACTCGCCGCCGAGATGAAGGCGGAGCACCCGTCCCTGGGTCAGGTGATCGTCGTGGGCGACGTGGGCGCTCGCCCGGACTTCGTCCCGTTCGACGCCCTCCACGACGACACGGCACCCGCCATCGCAGAACTCGCACGTCCGGCGCCCGAGGACTTGGCGCTACTCCTTCTCTCCGGCGGTACGACGGGCACGCCCAAACTCATTCCGAGGACCCATCAGGACTACGCCTACAACGCTCGGGCCGCCGCGAACATCTCCGAGCTGACCTCGGACAGCGTCTATCTCGCCGTGCTGCCGATCGCCTTCAACTTCACCATGAGCTGTCCCGGCATCCTCGGAACCCTCCAAGCCGGTGGGACCGTCGTCCTGGCCCCGAACCCGAGTCCCGACACCGTCTTCACCCTGATCGAGCGAGAACGGGTCACGATCACGGCGGTCACCCCTCCGCTCGTGCCGTACTGGCTGAAGGAGTACACGGAGAGCACGCCCGACCTATCGAGTCTTCGGGTACTCCAGGTGGGAGCGGCCCGGCTCCCCGACGACATCGCACGTGGCATCGGGCCCACCTTGGGATGCCGCCTCCAACAGGTGTTCGGCATGGCCGAAGGCCTGCTCAATCTCACCGCCCTCGATGACCCCGAGGACATCGTCTGCTCCACGCAGGGGCGGCCGATCTCTCCGGAGGACGAGGTTCTCGTCGTAGACGATCAGGGGAATCCGCTTCCCGACGGCGAGACCGGCGAGCTGCTGACACGCGGCCCCTACACCTTGCGCGGGTACTACCGGTCGCCGGAGCACGCCGTCACCCACTTCACCGAGAACGGCTTCTATCGAACGGGAGACCTCGTCAAGCGCCTACCGAGCGGACATCTGACCGTCGTGGGGAGGGTCAAGGACCAGATCAACCGGGGCGGAGAGAAGATCGATGCCACGGAGGTCGAAGAGTGTCTGCTCGGGTATCCCGGGATCGTGTCGGCGGCCGTGGTCGCCGAGGATGACGACGAACTCGGCGAGCGTTCCGTGGCCTTCGTCGTCTGTGCCCGCGACGCGCCGACTGCGCGAGAACTCGCGGCCTTCCTTCGGCAGCACGGCCTCGCGGCGTACAAGGCACCGGACCGAGTGGTCGCGATCGAACAGCTGCCGCTGACTCCGCTCGGCAAGGTCGACAAGAGAGCACTTCGGTCTCGCGGCTGA
- a CDS encoding non-ribosomal peptide synthetase yields MTQSSRSAQASLTEADVRVSASTTIGVPAADIGLDVDLFELGLDSLGLIRLTADWRRRGLKVSFEDLAETATLRDWLRILTAAAAKNTDTASGTSAARKSSTPAEDRHVAADAFPLGAMQHAYWIGRQDGQPLGGVGAHFYAEMDGAGVDPQRLGRAVAALRRRHEMLRIAVQDDGWQRVLPPDDGDPVVIHDLTAASPHEVSTALARLRHRYTHRRMDVENGEVLEVALTLLPDGATRLHIDLDMVAADAASMRVLLGDLRTLYAEPEAPLPQLHDSYQDYLRRSQGDRAADRAESRDWWQGRLDTLGAAPDLPTVVDPLSRESSSPRYHRTIRLHHQLTSERTRLLLHRARRHGLTPTAVLATAFAETVGAWSAEPRFLLNLPLFHRDLSTPEVELLVGDFSSSILLDVDLTGERFFVDVAHDITARLRSAIAHGSYPGVEVLRDLSRVAGGTPVLAPVVYTSALGLGEVYDRAVRDTFGEPVWIISQGPQVWLDAQVTEFDGGILLNWDVREDLFEPGVPAAAFAAYRDLVEKLLDDEQAWWRSTAPQLPAEQLRVRQQVNATDAPLVGDRLHEGFHRAADRHPEHIALVAAGETVTYGELARRAGQVTALLASRGVRPGDSVAVSLGRGVGQVAAVLGVLGAGATYVPIGVEQPVERAHRVAEAARVVAVLTELDDIGRHGGTAETAIPLVLQADATGLDPVPPILDQPVDSIAYVIFTSGSTGSPKGVEVSHGAAMNTIAALNARFDVRQNDRGLALAELDFDMSVYDLFAPLSAGASVVLIDEDARRDATYWIRLVQELGVTLINCVPALLDMLLTAAEADPDGLGDSLRLVLLGGDWVGLDQPGRLRALRPEARFVALGGMTEAAIHSTIMEVADVDPAWTSIPWGVPLPNVRARVADHRGRDCPDWVPGELWISGAGLAAGYRGDPERTEQKFVEHEGRRWYRTGDRARYRADGLLEFLGRTDHQIKFRGHRIELGEIEAAAVERADIASCVALVTGQPRRLALVAARQRDHAPSEAELHDTLSRALPPYMVPSQVVIVDELPLTRNGKPDRRRAAELATMATAPTDSRHEPPTGWAEVVLAQAWTEVLGVADIGRDDDFFVLGGDSLLATRVIVALRRRGVGGARVGRLFAEPRLADFATTLSRTESREQGIRHGDLARRHEPFPATDVQRAFWIGRDDRLPLGGVGTYHYSEFDDVDVDLERMQRAWRVLVGRHEMLRAVFDEDGRQRILAEVPDFTIPVTEVTDPHAAEPVLARLRAESSHRRLDVTRWPLFDLRAVRYPKDGRMRTRLAIGLDYLVLDGASIILLYGELDRLYASPDTPLPPIEVSFRDYVLQVVPEKKVVERAQEYWLRRLDELPPAPALPLAADPATIDRPWFTRRSRPLPAARWSALREKARSHGLTPSSVLLACYVEVLAAWSETPGVTVNLTLFNRLPVHPHIDRVVGDFTSVSLIGHRPRPNETWAETAHRVQRVMSEDLDHREASAIWLLQELARRTGTVDAAMPVVFSSSVGVGDRDVKDLSDAFPAKLWGISQTPQVLLDNQITEADGGVLVSWDAVEELFRDGVLDAMFESYVRMLDWLVDHDWTGSPPIVPASETDRGGSVPAASRGAEADGLMHEDLLRRCGEDPERVALLWPTGSMTYGRLLERVGRVAAGLVDRGVRPGDTVGIALGAGPEQVVAAIATLYAGAVYLAVDPSRASREQTRWYHEADVVLVIATEAARPGRDDGIPQIGMSALESQSALPTAVPRDRTDTAYHVVSSSPDGEPSLLSVSHLTAGSTIRDLRTRFAIDQDDRVLAVAGLETDLSVFDVFGLLGAGGALIVPDDQERNDPAALARLAGRHRATVWNGTPSQLDLLLAEIESGTAEPTSLRQLRLAVVSQERVSRDLPHRLRRQADPHLRFVALGAGAFGLLARVAEFDAATESQSSVSDGAPLAGRRLRVVDADGRDRPDWVVGELWTGGLIACAGDRQAASTSTDLFVDVDGRRWHRTGTRARHLPDGGLEFLGDASRRVDVGGRGVELDEVEAAAESHPQIVRAVVANPAAQSDGRPQLIALIRGPRPDDLGRHLADRLPPHATPTRITYVDALPLTSAGTVDHDALSDIVSADDGLAGLPAGEIETRIAEIWSEILGAGVTDRYISFFSAGGDSLSALRLVAAVSTAFGVDLSVRAFLTASTLSDLTLQVESAGGTSVPEESGVI; encoded by the coding sequence GTGACTCAGTCATCCCGATCGGCCCAGGCGTCGCTGACCGAGGCGGACGTCCGGGTCTCCGCATCGACGACCATCGGCGTGCCTGCCGCGGACATCGGACTCGACGTCGACCTGTTCGAGCTGGGCTTGGACTCGCTCGGTCTCATCCGGCTCACGGCCGACTGGCGCAGGCGCGGACTGAAGGTGAGCTTCGAAGACCTCGCCGAGACCGCGACCCTGCGCGATTGGCTGCGCATCCTCACGGCCGCAGCAGCGAAGAACACCGACACGGCATCCGGCACCTCGGCGGCCCGCAAGAGCTCGACGCCGGCAGAAGACCGCCACGTCGCAGCAGACGCCTTTCCGCTGGGCGCCATGCAGCACGCCTACTGGATCGGTCGCCAGGACGGCCAACCGCTCGGGGGAGTGGGCGCGCACTTCTACGCCGAGATGGACGGCGCGGGAGTGGACCCGCAGCGACTCGGTCGAGCCGTCGCGGCCCTCCGCCGCAGGCACGAGATGTTGCGGATCGCGGTGCAGGACGACGGATGGCAACGTGTCCTGCCTCCGGACGACGGCGATCCGGTGGTGATCCACGATCTGACGGCGGCCTCCCCGCATGAGGTGTCCACGGCGCTGGCTCGGCTTCGTCACCGCTACACCCATCGACGCATGGACGTCGAGAATGGCGAGGTACTCGAGGTCGCCCTCACCCTGCTTCCCGACGGTGCGACCCGACTGCACATCGACCTCGACATGGTCGCCGCCGACGCCGCCAGCATGCGCGTCCTGCTCGGCGACCTCCGCACGCTCTATGCCGAACCGGAAGCGCCACTGCCGCAGCTCCACGACTCCTACCAGGACTATCTCCGGCGGAGTCAGGGCGACCGCGCCGCCGACCGCGCCGAGTCACGAGACTGGTGGCAAGGAAGGTTGGACACACTCGGGGCGGCACCCGATCTCCCCACCGTCGTCGATCCGCTGAGCCGCGAATCCTCCTCGCCCCGCTACCACCGGACGATCCGCCTGCATCACCAGCTGACATCCGAACGCACTCGATTGCTTCTCCATCGCGCCCGCCGCCACGGACTGACACCGACCGCCGTGTTGGCGACCGCCTTCGCCGAGACCGTGGGCGCGTGGAGCGCCGAACCCCGGTTCCTGCTCAATCTCCCACTGTTCCACCGCGACCTGAGCACTCCCGAGGTCGAACTACTCGTGGGGGACTTCAGCAGTTCGATCCTGCTCGATGTCGATCTCACCGGCGAACGGTTCTTCGTCGACGTAGCGCACGACATCACCGCCCGACTTCGCTCCGCCATCGCGCACGGCTCCTATCCCGGTGTCGAGGTCCTGCGGGACCTCTCCCGGGTCGCAGGCGGGACCCCGGTGTTGGCCCCGGTGGTCTATACCAGTGCGCTGGGGCTCGGGGAGGTCTACGACCGCGCGGTACGCGACACCTTCGGTGAACCCGTCTGGATCATCTCGCAGGGCCCGCAGGTCTGGCTCGATGCGCAGGTCACCGAATTCGACGGCGGGATCCTGCTGAACTGGGACGTCAGGGAGGACCTGTTCGAGCCGGGCGTCCCCGCAGCGGCCTTCGCCGCGTATCGAGACCTCGTCGAGAAGCTCCTCGACGACGAGCAGGCCTGGTGGCGTTCGACGGCCCCGCAGCTTCCCGCAGAGCAGCTGCGGGTTCGTCAACAGGTCAACGCCACGGACGCCCCCCTCGTCGGGGATCGGCTGCATGAGGGTTTTCACCGTGCCGCCGATCGTCACCCGGAACACATCGCCCTGGTGGCCGCCGGTGAAACGGTCACCTATGGAGAGCTGGCGCGACGCGCAGGCCAGGTAACCGCACTGCTGGCGTCCCGAGGAGTCCGTCCGGGGGACTCGGTTGCGGTCAGTCTGGGTCGCGGGGTAGGTCAGGTAGCCGCCGTGCTGGGCGTGCTCGGCGCGGGAGCGACCTACGTCCCGATCGGGGTGGAACAACCCGTCGAACGAGCGCACCGGGTCGCGGAGGCAGCCCGGGTCGTCGCGGTACTCACCGAGCTCGATGACATCGGGCGCCATGGCGGGACCGCCGAGACCGCGATCCCCCTTGTACTGCAGGCTGATGCGACCGGACTCGACCCCGTGCCGCCGATCCTCGACCAACCCGTCGACTCGATCGCCTACGTCATCTTCACCTCCGGCTCGACCGGATCGCCCAAAGGCGTCGAGGTCTCACATGGTGCCGCGATGAACACGATCGCGGCGCTCAATGCGCGTTTCGACGTACGACAGAACGATCGTGGCCTGGCCTTGGCGGAGCTGGATTTCGACATGTCGGTGTACGACCTCTTCGCACCGCTGTCGGCGGGCGCATCGGTCGTCCTGATCGACGAGGACGCGCGCCGCGACGCCACCTATTGGATCCGGCTGGTCCAAGAACTCGGTGTCACACTGATCAACTGCGTGCCCGCGCTGCTGGACATGCTGCTGACGGCCGCCGAAGCCGATCCCGACGGGCTGGGCGATTCACTGCGACTGGTGCTGCTCGGCGGTGACTGGGTGGGGCTGGATCAACCCGGCAGGCTACGCGCGTTGCGTCCTGAAGCGAGGTTCGTCGCCCTCGGCGGGATGACCGAGGCCGCGATCCACTCCACGATCATGGAGGTGGCGGACGTAGATCCGGCGTGGACGTCGATTCCCTGGGGCGTGCCGCTGCCCAACGTGCGGGCCCGCGTCGCCGACCACCGAGGCCGGGACTGCCCGGACTGGGTACCGGGGGAGCTGTGGATCAGCGGTGCGGGCCTGGCTGCGGGCTACCGAGGAGACCCCGAGCGCACCGAGCAGAAATTCGTCGAACACGAGGGCCGCCGCTGGTATCGCACCGGTGACCGGGCACGCTACCGCGCCGACGGCCTACTGGAATTCCTCGGGCGAACCGATCACCAGATCAAATTCAGAGGCCATCGCATCGAACTGGGAGAGATCGAGGCCGCCGCCGTCGAACGAGCCGACATCGCCTCCTGCGTTGCGCTGGTCACCGGGCAACCTCGGCGGCTAGCCCTGGTGGCGGCGCGCCAGCGGGACCACGCACCGTCGGAGGCCGAGCTTCACGACACCCTGAGCCGAGCCCTGCCCCCGTACATGGTCCCCAGTCAGGTGGTGATCGTCGACGAGCTTCCGCTGACCCGTAATGGAAAGCCCGACCGACGACGAGCCGCCGAGCTGGCCACCATGGCAACAGCACCGACCGACTCGCGGCACGAACCACCGACGGGGTGGGCGGAGGTGGTGCTCGCACAGGCATGGACCGAGGTTCTCGGCGTGGCCGACATCGGACGCGACGACGATTTCTTCGTTCTCGGCGGTGACTCGCTGCTGGCGACGCGCGTGATCGTCGCCTTACGCCGCCGTGGAGTGGGCGGCGCGCGGGTCGGCAGATTGTTCGCCGAGCCTCGCCTGGCGGATTTCGCCACGACCCTCTCCCGGACCGAGTCTCGAGAGCAGGGGATACGCCACGGCGACCTCGCACGCAGACACGAGCCCTTTCCCGCCACGGACGTGCAACGCGCCTTCTGGATCGGCCGGGACGACCGGTTGCCGCTCGGCGGGGTCGGCACGTACCACTACAGCGAGTTCGACGACGTCGACGTCGATCTCGAACGGATGCAGCGCGCTTGGCGTGTCTTGGTCGGTCGGCACGAGATGCTGCGCGCGGTCTTCGACGAGGACGGGCGGCAACGCATTCTCGCCGAGGTGCCCGACTTCACCATCCCGGTCACCGAGGTGACGGACCCCCACGCCGCCGAGCCGGTGTTGGCTCGGCTACGAGCGGAATCGTCCCATCGCAGGCTGGATGTGACCCGCTGGCCGTTGTTCGACCTCCGCGCCGTGCGCTACCCGAAGGACGGTCGGATGCGGACCCGGCTCGCGATCGGACTGGACTACCTGGTGCTCGATGGGGCGTCGATCATCCTGCTCTACGGCGAACTCGACCGGCTCTACGCGTCTCCCGACACCCCACTGCCGCCTATCGAGGTTTCCTTTCGGGACTACGTGCTCCAGGTGGTTCCGGAGAAGAAGGTGGTCGAGCGGGCCCAGGAGTACTGGCTGCGAAGACTCGACGAACTCCCGCCCGCCCCCGCGCTGCCGCTGGCGGCGGATCCCGCCACGATCGACCGGCCATGGTTCACCCGTCGGAGCCGTCCCCTGCCTGCCGCGCGATGGTCGGCCCTGCGGGAGAAGGCGCGCAGCCACGGGTTGACGCCCTCCTCGGTACTGCTGGCCTGCTACGTCGAGGTCCTCGCTGCCTGGAGTGAAACTCCGGGTGTCACCGTGAACCTGACCCTGTTCAACCGGCTGCCGGTCCACCCGCACATCGATCGTGTTGTCGGGGACTTCACCTCCGTGTCCTTGATCGGCCATCGTCCCCGGCCGAACGAGACCTGGGCGGAGACCGCCCATCGGGTGCAGCGCGTGATGAGCGAAGACCTCGACCATCGTGAGGCATCGGCTATCTGGCTGCTCCAGGAACTGGCCAGGCGCACCGGCACCGTCGACGCGGCCATGCCGGTGGTGTTCAGCAGCTCGGTCGGGGTCGGCGACCGGGACGTCAAGGACCTCTCCGACGCCTTCCCGGCCAAGCTGTGGGGCATCTCGCAGACACCGCAGGTGCTGCTGGACAACCAGATCACCGAGGCCGACGGTGGGGTGCTGGTCAGTTGGGACGCCGTCGAGGAACTGTTCCGCGATGGTGTCTTGGACGCCATGTTCGAGTCGTACGTCCGCATGCTGGATTGGCTCGTCGATCACGACTGGACCGGCTCGCCCCCCATCGTGCCTGCGAGTGAAACGGACCGGGGCGGCTCCGTTCCCGCCGCCTCGCGGGGTGCCGAGGCCGATGGCCTCATGCACGAGGATCTCCTGCGTCGATGCGGCGAGGATCCCGAGCGTGTCGCTCTGTTGTGGCCGACCGGCTCGATGACCTACGGCCGGTTGCTCGAACGGGTAGGTCGGGTCGCAGCCGGGTTGGTCGATCGAGGTGTTCGTCCAGGTGACACCGTCGGCATCGCACTCGGCGCGGGACCGGAACAGGTTGTCGCCGCCATCGCGACCTTGTACGCGGGCGCTGTCTACCTGGCTGTCGATCCGAGCAGAGCTTCGAGAGAGCAGACCCGGTGGTATCACGAGGCCGATGTCGTTCTCGTGATCGCGACGGAGGCGGCCCGCCCCGGCCGAGACGATGGCATACCCCAGATCGGTATGTCGGCACTCGAAAGCCAGTCTGCGTTGCCCACCGCGGTGCCGCGAGATCGCACGGATACCGCCTATCACGTCGTCTCGTCGTCACCAGACGGCGAACCGAGTCTGCTCTCCGTCAGTCATCTGACCGCGGGCAGCACCATCCGCGATCTGCGGACGCGCTTCGCCATCGACCAGGACGATCGTGTCCTCGCCGTCGCAGGCCTGGAAACCGATCTCTCGGTCTTCGACGTCTTCGGTCTGCTCGGTGCGGGCGGGGCACTCATCGTGCCCGACGATCAGGAACGAAATGACCCGGCCGCGTTGGCCCGCCTCGCAGGCCGACATCGCGCGACCGTGTGGAACGGGACCCCATCGCAGCTCGATCTGTTACTGGCCGAGATCGAGTCGGGCACCGCCGAACCGACGTCGTTGAGACAACTCCGGTTGGCGGTGGTCTCGCAGGAACGGGTGAGTCGTGACCTGCCACACCGACTGCGGCGGCAGGCCGACCCACACCTGCGGTTCGTGGCGCTCGGAGCCGGTGCGTTCGGATTGCTCGCCCGTGTAGCGGAGTTCGACGCGGCAACGGAGAGCCAGAGCTCGGTCTCCGATGGCGCGCCGCTGGCCGGGCGCAGGCTCCGCGTGGTCGACGCCGATGGCCGTGATCGCCCCGACTGGGTCGTCGGGGAACTCTGGACCGGCGGGCTCATCGCCTGCGCGGGCGACCGGCAGGCAGCGTCGACGAGCACGGACCTGTTCGTCGATGTGGATGGACGACGATGGCACCGCACGGGAACCCGAGCGCGTCACCTGCCGGATGGCGGTCTTGAGTTCCTCGGTGACGCGTCGCGCAGGGTCGACGTCGGAGGGCGCGGCGTCGAGCTGGACGAAGTCGAGGCTGCGGCGGAATCGCATCCACAGATCGTGCGCGCGGTGGTCGCCAATCCCGCAGCTCAGAGCGACGGCAGGCCGCAGCTCATCGCACTGATTCGCGGCCCGCGGCCGGACGACCTCGGCCGTCACCTAGCCGATCGGCTCCCTCCTCATGCGACGCCCACCAGGATCACCTACGTCGACGCCTTGCCCCTCACCTCGGCGGGCACCGTCGACCACGACGCGCTGTCGGACATCGTCTCCGCCGACGACGGACTCGCCGGTCTGCCGGCCGGAGAGATCGAAACCCGCATCGCCGAGATCTGGTCAGAGATCCTGGGCGCCGGCGTCACGGACCGGTACATCAGCTTCTTCAGCGCGGGCGGGGACAGCCTGTCGGCGTTGCGCCTGGTCGCAGCGGTCAGCACGGCCTTCGGCGTGGACCTCTCGGTCCGAGCATTCCTCACCGCCTCCACCCTCTCCGACCTGACGCTGCAGGTCGAGAGCGCGGGCGGAACCTCTGTCCCGGAAGAAAGCGGAGTCATATGA